A section of the Candidatus Omnitrophota bacterium genome encodes:
- the rsfS gene encoding ribosome silencing factor: MKKLTPLSKARLIARIAAEKKGENIVIMDMRRVSMMCDWFVLVSAGSSRRINTIANTLQRELSKKKISATRVEGKQNQYWVLLDFSDVVVHIFHEQIRDFYGLERLWSDAPIERFNNKCLVKTSPEE; this comes from the coding sequence GTGAAGAAACTAACACCTTTGTCTAAAGCCAGGTTAATTGCGCGCATAGCAGCTGAGAAAAAAGGGGAGAACATCGTGATCATGGACATGAGGCGTGTGTCCATGATGTGTGATTGGTTTGTCCTTGTCAGCGCGGGGTCTTCCAGGCGGATCAACACCATTGCTAATACCCTCCAGAGGGAACTGTCCAAGAAGAAGATCTCCGCCACGCGCGTTGAAGGCAAGCAGAACCAGTACTGGGTCTTGCTTGATTTTAGTGATGTGGTGGTCCATATTTTCCATGAACAGATAAGGGATTTTTACGGACTTGAAAGACTGTGGTCCGATGCTCCAATAGAACGGTTTAACAACAAATGCTTGGTAAAGACCTCTCCAGAAGAATAG
- the proB gene encoding glutamate 5-kinase yields MSKKKAKRITVKIGTRVLTDKNNRIDRDVIKNLSRQMASLMDKGIEVVLVSSGAIGAGLGLLDLKKKGRSLSELQAIASVGQNHLMDIYNEHLGKKGYVAGQILLTREDFNDRKRFLNIRYTLNTLLKYRAIPIINENDSISTDEIKFGDNDRISSLVADLASSDMLVILTDVEGLYDQKGKLIRHVDLVTGKIKALCRGKGCEESAGGMISKLDSVRNAAQAGIEGVIARGREKDVLLRVADGEDVGTRFDAHEKPLRARKRWIAFGRKPRGKVMVDEGAEKALIERNKSLLPSGVVAVKGNFADGDVVEVVGKTDRVIARGLSNYTSEEMKKIMGKKSQSIEEELGYKDYDEVIHRDNLVIFEES; encoded by the coding sequence ATGTCAAAGAAGAAGGCGAAGAGGATAACGGTAAAGATAGGGACCAGGGTCCTGACCGACAAGAACAACAGAATTGACAGGGATGTTATAAAGAACCTTTCCCGGCAGATGGCCTCTCTTATGGATAAGGGAATCGAGGTCGTGCTGGTCTCATCAGGCGCGATAGGCGCCGGGTTGGGGCTTTTGGACCTTAAAAAAAAGGGAAGGTCTCTTTCCGAACTGCAGGCCATCGCGAGTGTGGGACAGAACCACCTTATGGACATTTATAATGAGCACCTCGGTAAAAAGGGATATGTCGCCGGACAGATACTTCTCACGCGCGAAGACTTCAATGACCGTAAGAGGTTCCTTAACATAAGGTATACGCTGAACACTCTGCTTAAATACCGCGCGATACCCATAATCAACGAGAATGATTCCATATCGACCGATGAGATCAAGTTCGGGGATAACGATCGCATATCGAGCCTGGTGGCGGACCTTGCTTCTTCTGATATGCTGGTGATCCTTACGGATGTGGAAGGTCTTTATGACCAGAAAGGGAAGCTCATCAGGCACGTTGATCTGGTTACCGGCAAAATAAAGGCTCTTTGCAGGGGCAAGGGATGTGAGGAAAGTGCCGGAGGGATGATATCGAAACTTGATTCGGTCAGGAATGCGGCCCAGGCCGGGATAGAAGGGGTTATCGCAAGAGGTCGTGAGAAGGACGTGCTCTTGAGGGTGGCTGATGGCGAGGATGTCGGCACCAGGTTCGATGCGCACGAAAAACCCCTCAGGGCGCGGAAGAGATGGATTGCGTTCGGCAGGAAACCGCGGGGTAAAGTCATGGTTGACGAGGGCGCGGAGAAAGCCCTCATAGAGAGGAACAAAAGCCTTCTACCCAGCGGGGTGGTCGCCGTCAAGGGCAATTTCGCTGACGGAGATGTTGTAGAAGTAGTGGGAAAGACCGACAGGGTCATAGCGCGCGGACTTTCGAATTACACTTCCGAGGAAATGAAAAAGATCATGGGGAAAAAATCCCAAAGCATCGAAGAGGAGCTGGGATACAAGGACTATGATGAGGTTATTCATCGCGATAACCTGGTCATATTCGAGGAGTCCTGA
- the obgE gene encoding GTPase ObgE, giving the protein MLIDQAKIYVTAGKGGDGCNSLYKDIFHRKGIPDGGDGGSGGDVIFKSDTNLNTLLDFKYNQHYRADNGRNGGSNRKHGKRGDDRLVKVPVGTIIRDAETDLVIRDLSAPDEKVVVARGGEGGKGSAKLAEPTRGEEGESRTLFLELKLIADAGIIGLPNAGKSTIVSRISKAHTKIAPYPFTTKSPKLGMVSMDEDSFVVADMPGLIEGAHQGRGLGDRFLRHIERTCVLVHVIDMAPLDGSDPADNFFNLEKELKLYGQEVYGKPRLIAANKMDMPGAGENLEKFTECVKSKVWPVSALSGQGIKELIAAIYKKVKDVKEEGEEDNGKDRDQGPDRQEQQN; this is encoded by the coding sequence ATGCTCATAGATCAAGCAAAGATCTATGTTACCGCCGGTAAGGGCGGTGACGGCTGCAACAGTCTTTACAAGGATATTTTCCACCGTAAGGGTATACCCGACGGTGGTGACGGCGGCTCCGGCGGAGACGTGATCTTCAAGAGCGACACAAACCTTAACACCCTTCTCGATTTCAAATACAACCAGCATTACCGTGCCGATAACGGCAGGAATGGCGGATCCAACCGGAAACACGGCAAAAGAGGGGATGACCGGCTCGTGAAAGTACCAGTAGGCACCATTATCAGGGACGCCGAAACCGACCTGGTCATCAGGGACCTCTCGGCCCCCGATGAAAAGGTTGTGGTCGCCAGAGGCGGCGAGGGGGGCAAAGGAAGCGCCAAACTCGCAGAACCTACCCGGGGTGAAGAGGGAGAGTCCCGAACGCTTTTTCTGGAGCTTAAACTTATCGCTGATGCCGGCATTATCGGCCTGCCCAATGCCGGTAAATCCACGATCGTCTCACGCATTTCAAAAGCACACACGAAGATAGCACCTTACCCGTTCACCACGAAAAGCCCTAAACTTGGAATGGTGAGTATGGACGAGGATTCTTTTGTTGTCGCCGATATGCCCGGATTGATCGAGGGCGCGCATCAGGGAAGGGGGCTGGGCGACAGGTTCCTCAGGCATATTGAGAGGACCTGCGTCCTCGTGCACGTCATTGACATGGCCCCGCTGGACGGGTCGGATCCTGCGGATAACTTTTTTAATCTGGAAAAGGAACTCAAGCTCTACGGGCAAGAAGTTTACGGTAAACCCCGCTTGATCGCTGCAAACAAAATGGATATGCCGGGGGCCGGGGAGAATCTTGAAAAGTTCACCGAATGCGTGAAATCAAAAGTGTGGCCGGTCTCGGCGCTAAGCGGCCAGGGAATAAAGGAGCTCATAGCAGCCATTTACAAAAAGGTGAAAGATGTCAAAGAAGAAGGCGAAGAGGATAACGGTAAAGATAGGGACCAGGGTCCTGACCGACAAGAACAACAGAATTGA
- the rplU gene encoding 50S ribosomal protein L21, producing MYAVIELKGSQIKVEKDTVFTVNRIEPRKSKTLKVDKVLFGKKGNSYKIGSPYVKGAHVECEILGDKRGRKIKVFKYRDRKSSQSKKGHRQDITELKVKDIHFED from the coding sequence ATGTACGCTGTCATAGAACTTAAAGGTTCACAGATAAAAGTTGAAAAGGATACGGTTTTCACGGTAAATCGCATTGAGCCCCGTAAATCGAAAACACTGAAAGTTGATAAGGTACTTTTCGGTAAGAAGGGGAATTCCTACAAGATAGGAAGTCCTTATGTCAAAGGAGCCCATGTTGAATGTGAGATTCTGGGCGATAAAAGGGGCAGGAAGATAAAGGTTTTCAAGTACAGGGACCGGAAAAGTTCCCAGTCGAAAAAGGGGCACCGCCAGGACATTACCGAGCTCAAGGTCAAAGACATACACTTTGAGGACTGA
- a CDS encoding nicotinate-nucleotide adenylyltransferase yields MKIGLLGGTFNPIHTGHLILAQECWSQLVLDKVIFVPAFMPPHKQMEKDVSAADRLNMLRMALEEDDRFEISTYEVDKEGVSYSIDTVRYMKKKYPDGDIFFLTGADSAESLSMWKEIEALLEESTFVIASRPGWGDNSPYEKKIKRIIIPSIEISSSDIRQRIGQRSPIDYLTPRQVVRYIRNKGLYR; encoded by the coding sequence ATGAAGATAGGATTGCTCGGAGGCACTTTCAATCCCATACACACCGGACATCTGATACTCGCCCAGGAATGTTGGTCGCAGCTTGTGCTCGATAAGGTGATATTCGTTCCCGCTTTCATGCCCCCGCACAAGCAGATGGAAAAAGATGTCTCGGCCGCGGACAGACTGAACATGCTGCGAATGGCCCTTGAGGAGGACGACCGATTCGAGATATCTACCTACGAAGTTGACAAGGAAGGCGTCTCCTATTCGATAGACACGGTAAGGTACATGAAGAAGAAATATCCCGATGGCGATATCTTTTTCCTGACAGGCGCCGATTCGGCAGAGAGCCTCTCCATGTGGAAGGAGATCGAAGCCTTGCTCGAGGAGAGCACTTTCGTCATAGCTTCAAGACCCGGATGGGGAGATAACAGCCCCTACGAAAAAAAGATCAAGCGGATAATAATCCCCTCGATCGAGATATCGTCCAGCGACATACGGCAGAGGATCGGGCAGAGGAGCCCCATCGATTATCTTACCCCAAGGCAGGTCGTCAGGTATATCCGCAACAAGGGGCTTTACCGGTAG
- the rpmA gene encoding 50S ribosomal protein L27 — translation MAHKKGQGSSRNGRDSNAQRLGVKRFGGQVVKAGGIIIRQRGTRYKPGVNVAKGKDDTLFAKCAGKIKFSGSRIVNVVPS, via the coding sequence ATGGCACATAAAAAAGGACAGGGATCTTCAAGAAACGGGCGCGATTCAAACGCGCAGAGACTTGGTGTTAAAAGGTTTGGCGGTCAGGTCGTAAAGGCCGGAGGTATAATTATCAGGCAGAGGGGCACCCGCTATAAACCTGGCGTGAACGTTGCCAAGGGCAAAGATGATACTCTTTTTGCCAAATGCGCTGGGAAGATCAAGTTCTCCGGTTCCCGGATCGTTAATGTAGTCCCCAGTTAA
- a CDS encoding glutamate-5-semialdehyde dehydrogenase has protein sequence MDHTKTMKSITEKARKASAVLGVMPAGSKNRVLVSMAESIHSARDRIKKANEADLAGAEQKGKSKAFIDRLELTDKRLEGMSRMLEDVAGLTDPVGTVLEQVKRPNGLIIEKVRVPIGVIGIIYESRPNVTSDCIALCLKSGNSVILRGGSDAINTNKAIYEAMATAARQEGLDEGAFILVEDTSRDLVDAMLKATGGIDLIMPRGGESLINEVVEKSRIPVIKHYKGICHIYVDREADLEMAERICLNAKVQRPGVCNAMETMLVHEGIADGFLDSIWRKMKGENVKFKGCARTRQILPDEIEEATEADYATEWLDLILNVKVVASPEEAMEHIKRFGSGHSDAIVTEDKGVAEKFLREVDSAAVYVNASTRFTDGGEFGKGAEIGISTDRLHARGPMGLEELCTYKYIVRGSGQIRS, from the coding sequence ATGGATCACACGAAGACCATGAAGAGTATAACCGAAAAGGCGCGCAAAGCATCCGCGGTGCTGGGCGTAATGCCCGCCGGATCCAAGAACCGCGTGCTTGTTTCGATGGCAGAAAGCATACACTCCGCCAGGGACAGGATAAAAAAAGCCAATGAGGCCGACCTTGCCGGCGCTGAACAAAAAGGAAAAAGCAAGGCGTTCATTGACCGGCTTGAACTTACCGATAAGCGGCTGGAGGGTATGTCCCGGATGTTAGAGGACGTGGCCGGACTTACTGACCCGGTAGGCACCGTTCTTGAGCAGGTAAAGCGACCCAATGGTCTCATCATCGAGAAAGTACGCGTTCCGATCGGCGTAATAGGCATAATCTACGAGTCCAGACCTAACGTTACTTCCGACTGTATAGCACTGTGCCTTAAATCGGGCAATTCCGTTATACTCAGGGGCGGCAGTGACGCGATAAATACAAACAAGGCTATATACGAGGCCATGGCGACCGCTGCCAGGCAGGAGGGGCTCGACGAGGGGGCTTTCATCCTCGTTGAGGATACTTCACGGGATCTTGTCGATGCCATGCTCAAAGCGACTGGCGGGATAGATCTTATCATGCCCCGTGGAGGCGAATCTCTTATCAATGAGGTCGTCGAAAAAAGCAGGATACCTGTGATAAAGCATTACAAGGGGATATGCCACATATATGTAGACCGGGAAGCGGATCTCGAGATGGCCGAGCGGATATGCTTGAACGCGAAGGTCCAGAGGCCGGGGGTTTGTAATGCGATGGAGACCATGCTCGTCCACGAAGGCATAGCGGATGGGTTCCTGGACTCGATCTGGCGTAAGATGAAGGGCGAGAACGTGAAGTTCAAAGGGTGCGCCAGGACCAGGCAGATACTGCCGGATGAGATCGAGGAGGCTACAGAGGCGGATTATGCCACCGAATGGCTGGATCTTATCCTTAACGTGAAGGTGGTAGCTTCCCCGGAAGAGGCCATGGAACATATCAAAAGATTCGGCTCCGGTCATTCCGATGCCATCGTGACCGAAGATAAGGGCGTCGCGGAAAAATTCCTGAGAGAGGTCGATTCGGCGGCGGTTTATGTCAATGCTTCAACCAGGTTCACCGACGGGGGTGAGTTCGGCAAGGGTGCGGAGATCGGCATATCCACCGACCGGCTTCACGCGCGAGGCCCGATGGGGCTCGAAGAACTTTGTACGTATAAATATATCGTAAGAGGAAGCGGCCAGATAAGGTCCTGA